The proteins below are encoded in one region of Neoasaia chiangmaiensis:
- a CDS encoding mechanosensitive ion channel family protein: MRHDYVNSMSGVRHWFDWLPAPIASILLLVIAATIALVFSRLITDAIPRLPGLRRVPVVRMVIGQLRSYIRFLLMLLAASAALPAAIGLSSETLHMLGKIFAFLFILILGFGIIRAFRIATDSYLTRITLKDSSDDISVRSHQTQIRVLRRLIEITFGVITVASALMVFDAVQRYGVSLFASAGAASLVVGLSARPALSNLIAGVQIAITQPIRMEDMLILNGDWAWVEEINATYVVLRTWDKRRYIVPISYFLENPFQNWTHSSPALIGSVFLWLDYRTPMDRIRQFLEEEIVHCPDWDQDRANLACQMADSNAQVISIRIIAGAAGAGQMWNLCCDMRERILKRIRDEIPECIPRSRTALVGDGAGDDAWPEALVSPRINRPDQGPYTGPNLQMPPPGR, encoded by the coding sequence ATGAGACACGACTACGTCAATTCGATGTCCGGCGTCCGGCACTGGTTCGACTGGCTCCCGGCGCCGATCGCGTCCATCCTCCTGCTCGTCATCGCCGCGACGATCGCCCTGGTCTTCAGCCGCCTGATTACCGACGCCATTCCGCGCCTGCCGGGCCTGCGCCGCGTCCCGGTGGTCCGCATGGTGATCGGCCAGCTGCGTTCCTACATCCGCTTCCTGCTGATGCTCCTTGCGGCCTCCGCCGCCCTGCCCGCCGCGATCGGCCTGTCCAGCGAAACGCTGCACATGCTGGGCAAGATTTTCGCGTTCCTGTTCATCCTGATCCTCGGCTTCGGCATCATCCGCGCCTTTCGCATCGCCACGGACAGCTATCTGACGCGCATCACGCTGAAGGACTCGTCGGACGACATTTCCGTCCGTTCGCACCAGACGCAAATCCGCGTGCTGCGCCGCCTGATCGAGATCACGTTCGGGGTCATCACCGTCGCGTCGGCCCTGATGGTGTTCGACGCGGTGCAGCGCTACGGCGTCTCGCTTTTCGCCTCCGCCGGCGCCGCCTCGCTGGTCGTCGGGCTCTCCGCCCGCCCGGCGCTCAGCAACCTCATCGCCGGCGTCCAGATCGCCATCACCCAGCCGATCCGGATGGAGGACATGCTGATCCTCAATGGAGACTGGGCATGGGTGGAGGAGATCAACGCCACGTATGTCGTGCTGCGCACCTGGGACAAGCGCCGCTATATCGTGCCGATCTCCTATTTCCTCGAAAATCCGTTCCAGAACTGGACGCACAGCTCCCCGGCGCTGATCGGCTCCGTCTTCCTCTGGCTCGACTACCGCACGCCAATGGACCGCATCCGCCAGTTCCTGGAGGAGGAAATCGTCCACTGCCCGGACTGGGACCAGGACCGCGCCAACCTCGCCTGCCAGATGGCGGACAGCAATGCGCAGGTCATCTCCATCCGTATCATCGCCGGCGCTGCGGGCGCGGGGCAGATGTGGAACCTGTGCTGCGATATGCGTGAACGCATCCTCAAGCGTATCCGGGACGAAATTCCGGAATGCATCCCACGTAGCCGCACGGCGCTGGTCGGCGACGGCGCAGGCGACGACGCATGGCCGGAAGCCCTCGTCTCGCCGCGCATCAACCGGCCGGATCAGGGCCCCTATACCGGCCCTAACCTTCAGATGCCGCCACCGGGCCGGTAA
- a CDS encoding winged helix-turn-helix transcriptional regulator — translation MTTLNDLPAHYREPPFAEDCAPRRILRLFSGKWTTMVLHTLHLLGGSARPGQLMRNIPGLSKKMMTQTLRELESAGLVSREVRQVMPPHVDYCLTSMGELVVEPINMLYDWAVRHADTLDRIESGSGSGTNPA, via the coding sequence ATGACGACGCTCAACGATCTGCCTGCCCATTATCGTGAACCGCCATTTGCCGAAGATTGCGCGCCACGCCGCATCCTCCGACTGTTCAGCGGCAAATGGACGACGATGGTGTTGCATACGCTGCATCTTCTGGGCGGCAGCGCGCGACCGGGACAACTCATGCGCAACATTCCCGGCCTGTCGAAGAAAATGATGACGCAGACATTGCGCGAACTGGAAAGTGCTGGACTGGTCAGTCGTGAAGTCCGTCAGGTCATGCCCCCACATGTCGATTATTGCCTGACATCCATGGGGGAACTGGTCGTTGAGCCCATCAACATGCTCTACGACTGGGCCGTTCGCCACGCCGACACACTCGATCGGATCGAATCCGGCTCCGGCTCCGGCACGAACCCTGCATGA